A single window of Kitasatospora sp. HUAS MG31 DNA harbors:
- the fabV gene encoding enoyl-[acyl-carrier-protein] reductase FabV, with protein MALREIKPGNRGFLYVNSHPEGCAAVVDELWQHTPAPAGRAGAAAEGPVALVIGSSAGYGLAATVAALRTYGMRGLGIAFEAPETERRTASAGWYRTARTAELAGPDGDFAFLNADAFSATAKEQALEHLAARYGRVDYLVYSVAAPRRTDPATGEVHHSALKPLGSAYRAKTLQFDGDTPVVGSLELEPAVDAEREATVQVMGGADWQLWIDALVDRGLVHDGFHTVALSYVGSDLTAPIYRAGTIGAAKQHLEDTARRLQQDLAPLGGQAHTVVAGAAVTQASTAIPSIALYTSLLRAVLGDGFQSTAQQAAALWRQLTGEVPLQLDQEQRIRLDGWELDDKVQEAVHERWAAATTDTLAGLADTDWFRAQVGRLYGWHVPGVDYDGPSQTTVAWPAAN; from the coding sequence ATGGCCCTCCGCGAGATCAAGCCCGGCAACCGTGGCTTCCTGTACGTCAACTCCCACCCCGAGGGCTGCGCCGCCGTCGTCGACGAGCTGTGGCAGCACACCCCCGCGCCCGCCGGCAGGGCCGGCGCGGCCGCGGAGGGACCGGTGGCCCTGGTCATCGGCTCCAGCGCCGGGTACGGACTCGCCGCCACCGTCGCCGCACTGCGCACCTACGGGATGCGCGGACTCGGCATCGCCTTCGAGGCCCCCGAGACCGAGCGGCGGACCGCCTCCGCCGGCTGGTACCGGACCGCCCGCACCGCGGAACTCGCCGGCCCGGACGGCGACTTCGCCTTCCTCAACGCGGACGCCTTCTCCGCCACCGCCAAGGAGCAGGCGCTGGAGCACCTCGCCGCCCGGTACGGCCGGGTCGACTACCTCGTCTACAGCGTCGCCGCGCCCCGCCGCACCGACCCCGCCACCGGCGAGGTCCACCACTCGGCGCTCAAGCCCCTGGGATCCGCCTACCGGGCCAAGACCCTGCAGTTCGACGGCGACACCCCGGTCGTCGGATCCCTGGAACTCGAACCCGCCGTGGACGCGGAGCGCGAGGCGACGGTGCAGGTCATGGGCGGGGCCGACTGGCAGCTGTGGATCGACGCCCTGGTGGACCGCGGCCTCGTCCACGACGGCTTCCACACGGTGGCGCTCTCCTACGTGGGCTCGGACCTGACCGCGCCGATCTACCGGGCCGGCACGATCGGCGCGGCCAAGCAGCACCTGGAGGACACCGCGCGCCGCCTCCAGCAGGACCTCGCCCCGCTCGGCGGACAGGCCCACACCGTGGTCGCCGGCGCGGCCGTCACCCAGGCCTCGACCGCCATCCCGTCCATCGCGCTCTACACCAGCCTGCTCCGCGCCGTCCTCGGCGACGGCTTCCAGAGCACCGCCCAGCAGGCCGCCGCCCTGTGGCGGCAGCTCACCGGCGAGGTGCCGCTCCAGCTCGACCAGGAGCAGCGGATCCGCCTCGACGGCTGGGAGCTGGACGACAAGGTGCAGGAGGCCGTCCACGAGCGCTGGGCCGCCGCGACCACCGACACCCTGGCCGGACTCGCGGACACCGACTGGTTCCGGGCCCAGGTCGGCCGGCTCTACGGGTGGCACGTCCCCGGCGTCGACTACGACGGCCCCTCCCAGACCACGGTCGCCTGGCCGGCCGCGAACTGA
- a CDS encoding DUF6333 family protein, protein MEPFDPRGYDGLRMSPFRVRHTEDATPRMEDTWFGGRAGQGCRAGAGFRGTRPPGRGVT, encoded by the coding sequence CTGGAACCGTTCGACCCCCGGGGCTACGACGGGCTGCGGATGTCCCCGTTCCGGGTCCGCCACACCGAGGACGCGACGCCGCGGATGGAGGACACCTGGTTCGGCGGCCGAGCCGGGCAGGGGTGCCGGGCGGGGGCCGGGTTCCGGGGGACCCGGCCGCCGGGCCGGGGTGTCACCTGA
- a CDS encoding GNAT family N-acetyltransferase, which translates to MNTLGPEPIHTDRLTLLPLRVEHAEEMASVLADPGLHTFIGGTPDSAEVLRARYERWVAGSPDPAESWGNWVVRLRDADCLTGTVQATVTADDRGATAEIAWVVGTAWQRRGIATEAARGLVGRLREHGVHTVVAHIHPDHAASAAVAAAAGLSPTDRWQDGERRWQLSIG; encoded by the coding sequence GTGAACACCCTCGGGCCCGAGCCCATCCACACCGACCGGCTGACCCTGCTGCCGTTGCGGGTCGAGCACGCCGAGGAGATGGCCTCCGTCCTCGCCGACCCCGGTCTGCACACCTTCATCGGCGGCACCCCGGATTCGGCCGAGGTCCTGCGGGCCCGCTACGAGCGGTGGGTGGCCGGTTCGCCGGACCCGGCCGAGTCCTGGGGCAACTGGGTCGTCCGGCTCCGCGACGCGGACTGCCTGACCGGCACGGTCCAGGCCACGGTCACCGCCGACGACCGTGGCGCCACGGCGGAGATCGCCTGGGTGGTGGGCACCGCCTGGCAGCGGCGCGGCATCGCCACCGAGGCGGCCCGTGGGCTGGTCGGCCGGCTCCGCGAGCACGGGGTACACACCGTGGTCGCCCACATCCACCCCGACCACGCGGCCTCCGCCGCCGTCGCCGCCGCGGCCGGGCTCTCCCCCACCGACCGGTGGCAGGACGGCGAGCGCAGGTGGCAGCTGTCGATCGGCTGA
- a CDS encoding pyridoxamine 5'-phosphate oxidase family protein, with protein MRASEVAEVLDRPISRELLARGLTRLAYVATDGTPRVVPIGFEWNGSEIVMCTVKNAPKLPALRRAPAVALTVDTEAHPPLILLVRGRAELDEVEGIPDEYLRMNAGTMTPEQRTAWEAEVRSLYDGMVRIVVTPTWAKLIDFETNLPSAVEELVRRRAERERG; from the coding sequence GTGCGGGCGAGCGAGGTTGCCGAGGTCCTTGACCGTCCGATCAGCCGGGAGCTGCTGGCCCGCGGCCTGACCCGGCTGGCCTACGTCGCCACGGACGGCACGCCCCGGGTCGTCCCGATCGGCTTCGAGTGGAACGGCTCGGAGATCGTCATGTGCACGGTGAAGAACGCCCCGAAGCTGCCGGCCCTCCGGCGCGCACCGGCGGTGGCCCTGACCGTCGACACCGAGGCGCACCCGCCGCTGATCCTGCTCGTCCGCGGCCGCGCCGAGCTGGACGAGGTCGAGGGCATCCCGGACGAGTACCTCCGGATGAACGCCGGCACGATGACACCCGAGCAGCGGACCGCCTGGGAGGCCGAGGTCCGGTCGCTCTACGACGGGATGGTCCGGATCGTGGTGACGCCGACCTGGGCGAAGCTGATCGACTTCGAGACGAACCTGCCGAGCGCGGTGGAGGAACTGGTCCGCCGGCGGGCCGAGCGCGAACGCGGCTGA
- the infA gene encoding translation initiation factor IF-1 has protein sequence MTKTAKGIEVEGIVTECLRNATFKVQLQNGHMVLAHISGKIRKNYIKILPEDRVLVELSTYDLTRGRIRYRFRS, from the coding sequence ATGACGAAAACAGCCAAGGGCATCGAGGTCGAGGGCATCGTCACCGAGTGCCTGCGCAACGCCACCTTCAAGGTGCAGTTGCAGAACGGGCACATGGTGCTCGCCCACATCAGCGGGAAGATCCGGAAGAACTACATCAAGATCCTCCCGGAGGACCGGGTGCTGGTGGAGCTCAGCACGTACGACCTCACCCGCGGCCGGATCCGCTACCGGTTCCGGTCCTAG
- a CDS encoding GNAT family N-acetyltransferase, producing MNSVHSTPGSDEPTVHVARVSDTRWQAVEDDREVGGGDVSRRTDGRLFISVDAWQDPVFDRIAAAMLADLPTPLYTVVDESDPDTASAWRRAGFTPARREWGYVVPTDPAISGLGAVRPPSGVTIVPAGEAEPGPLRALDRALREEVEAAAGWRTMPAEVLPRPDGITPEDLAKFVVARQEGQYVGLLRTAPTRQPRIGLIAVRADRHRRGIARALLAHALDVLHRAGTDAAWAEVDEDNAAATALFEGVGARRAGSLLELVRR from the coding sequence GTGAACTCCGTACATTCCACCCCGGGTTCGGACGAACCCACCGTCCACGTCGCGCGGGTCTCCGACACTCGCTGGCAGGCCGTCGAGGACGACCGTGAGGTCGGCGGCGGCGACGTGTCGCGCCGGACCGACGGACGGCTCTTCATCAGCGTCGACGCATGGCAGGACCCGGTCTTCGACCGCATCGCCGCGGCGATGCTGGCCGACCTGCCGACCCCGCTGTACACCGTGGTCGACGAGTCCGACCCGGACACCGCGTCCGCCTGGCGGCGGGCCGGCTTCACCCCCGCCCGACGCGAGTGGGGCTACGTGGTGCCCACCGACCCGGCGATCTCCGGGCTCGGTGCGGTGCGGCCGCCGTCGGGTGTGACGATCGTGCCCGCCGGCGAGGCGGAACCGGGCCCGCTGCGGGCCCTGGACCGTGCTCTCCGCGAGGAGGTGGAGGCGGCCGCCGGCTGGCGGACGATGCCGGCCGAGGTGCTGCCGCGCCCCGACGGGATCACCCCGGAGGACCTGGCGAAGTTCGTGGTGGCCCGGCAGGAGGGCCAGTACGTGGGCCTGCTCCGGACGGCGCCGACCCGGCAGCCGCGGATCGGGCTGATCGCCGTCCGGGCCGACCGGCACCGCCGGGGCATCGCCCGGGCGCTGCTGGCCCACGCGCTGGACGTCCTGCACCGCGCCGGGACGGACGCGGCCTGGGCGGAGGTGGACGAGGACAACGCCGCGGCCACCGCCTTGTTCGAGGGCGTCGGCGCCCGGCGCGCCGGCAGCCTCCTGGAGCTCGTCCGCCGCTGA
- a CDS encoding VOC family protein: MVSILQNVAIDCADAYGLARFWSGVTGRPLHPDDRPGDPEVQVLLAEGPVLYFNQVPEAKTVKNRIHLCLRPETSRDQEVERLLGLGATLVADRRNPDGSGWAVLADPEGNEFCVLRSTSDRAATAP, encoded by the coding sequence ATGGTCTCGATACTGCAGAACGTGGCGATCGACTGTGCGGATGCCTACGGGCTGGCCCGGTTCTGGAGCGGGGTGACCGGCCGTCCGCTGCATCCGGACGACCGACCGGGCGATCCGGAGGTCCAGGTGCTGCTGGCGGAGGGCCCGGTCCTGTACTTCAACCAGGTGCCCGAGGCCAAGACGGTCAAGAACCGGATCCACCTGTGCCTGCGCCCGGAGACCTCGCGCGATCAGGAGGTGGAACGGCTGCTGGGCCTCGGCGCCACCCTGGTCGCCGACCGCCGGAATCCGGACGGCTCCGGCTGGGCGGTCCTCGCCGATCCCGAGGGCAACGAGTTCTGCGTTCTGCGCAGCACGTCCGACCGGGCCGCCACGGCTCCGTGA